The Patescibacteria group bacterium genome includes the window TATTATTAAAAGCCTCACGTACTTTGCGGATGCGGAGAAAGACCCCATGCCAAAGCTGTTTTTCGAGGCCGATTGGCAGACAATAAAGGGTTATTTCTTGCGCGAAGTGCCGCGGATGGCGCGGAAATTGCTTTTTTGACATCTTACCTCCCCATCCATCCACCCTCATGAAGGGTGTTTTTTATTTTTTGGCGTTTTGTGGTATTTACCAATTCCCCAAAATGGTAAGGAATGAGTGGAGTAGAGTCCTCAAAATGTTAATATTTGTACGCGCTTACCTGGACCCCCTCAAACTCCCCCTTCTAAAGGGGGAGATCATTGTCCCCGCCTATGCGTTGTGAGAGGTTTTGATGTTTCTCAAAGATGAGCTTAAACGCTTGGCTCGTTGATTGCGATTCAAGCGCTCGGAGGCAGCTTCGCTCGGATCGGGATGAGGCGGAACACTTCCTTTATTTATTAAGTTATGTCTTACTGTACATATGAGTACAGTAAGATGGACATAAACGTGTATATTCTGGTATGCTGTTTTTCGTGATTGGATAATAACAATTTAATGGCTCGTATGACCCTTCATGAATCCTACCAAAAGGAAATTAGCTCCCTCACTAAGGTGATTAAAGAGAGGTATCAGCCCGAAAAAATTATTCTCTTCGGTTCAGCGGCGCGTGGCGAACTCCGGCAGGGGAGCGATATTGATATGCTCATTATTAAGGACGCAAAAGGACGGTCGTATGATCGCATGGTGGAGGTGTTGCGGCTGGTTCAGGGGGCGCAGCCTCGTTTACCTTTCACTCCCATCGTGCTCACGCGCCAGGAGTATACGCGCGGGCTTCAAGAGGGCCGTTATTTTTTTCGCCAGATTGAAAAGGAGGGAAAGGTGCTCTATGAACCCTCATGATTCCAAAGAGCCGTTCGAGTGGCTGGAGAAAGCGCGGCACGATTGCGTGGCAGCAGTGAAGTTGCTGGAATACGGAGGGCATGCGGACACGATCGCGGTACACTGTCACCAAGCAGCGGAGAAAGCGCTAAAGGCGGCATTGCTCGGGATGGGAATTGATTACCCGTTCACGCATGATCTTACCCTGCTGGTTCAGCTTTGTATCGACCAGGATGATTCATTCGGCGTATTGAGAGATGCGATGGTGCGGCTTGCGCCTCTTTACGAGAGGGAGCGGTATCCGTGTTATTGGAGGAGAGGAACCCTACGCCGAGAGTGAATTAGCAAATTTTGTACATATGGCACAAGAGACGGCTGAGTTTGTTCAGAGTAAGATTGCTGCACATATCTGAAATTGACTGTAATTTGGTCGAGAAGCACATCTTATTGTTACACCAACCTACTCACCGCCGCTCTCCCCGAGGAGGGTGTTTTTTATTTTTTGGCGTTTTGTGGTATTTACCAATTCCCCGAAATGATATATAATTAAGGGAGTAGATTCCCCTAAATTATATTAGTATGGCAATTATTGCGCGTTTTATCCAAAAAAACATTGAGAAAAGCTTATTTCAAGGTAAGGTTATTATTATCTATGGCGCACGACAGGTAGGGAAGACTACGCTTGTGAAAGAAATTCAGAAAAAGTATCCTGATGCAGTATATTTTAATTGTGACGAGCCGGATGTCAGGAGCGCATTGAGCAATAAAACGTCAACTGAAATCAAAGCTTTTTTGGGGGAGAAGAAGCTTGTCATCCTTGATGAAGCGCAACGGGTTACCAATATCGGCATGTCGCTGAAGCTCATGGCAGATACGTATCCTGAAATGCAGATTATCGCCACGGGTTCATCTTTATTTGATTTAGCAAACAAAATTATTGAACCATTGACAGGGCGCAAACGGGAATTTTATCTTTATCCGTTGTCCTTGGAGGAAATGGCTCCACGCGAGGATGATATAGTGAGGGATCGGCTGTTGGAGAGGAGAATGATATATGGGATGTATCCGGAAATTGCCACAGGGAAAGGAGACGCGCTCGATGCGCTGAAGGAGGTAGCACGCAGTTACCTCTATAAGGATATCCTGCATTTTCAAACGATTAAGAACAGTGAAGCGGTTGAGAAGCTTCTGCAAGCGCTTGCGCTGCAAATCGGCAATGAGGTTTCATATAGCGAATTGTCATCGCTCGTCGGCGTAGATAAAAAAACAATTGCGAGCTATGTGAACATTCTTGAACAGGCATTTATCGTATTCCGTGTCACGCCCTTTAACCGCAACCTGCGAAATGAGCTGAAGAAGCTGCGCAAGGTATATTTCCATGACACGGGCGTGAGAAATATCCTCATTAATAATGTAAATCCCCTGCATCTCCGCCAGGACGCAGGCGTGCTCTGGGAGAATTTTATGATGAGTGAACGGTTAAAAATGAATCAGAACCACGGATATGAGAAGAATATGTTTTTTTGGCGGACACGGCAAGGGCAGGAAATAGATTTAGTGGAGGAGCACGGCGGGCATGTGGCGGCGTTTGAGTTTAAGCTCACGAGTGACAAATACCGGATGCCTGCGGTTTTCCAGAAGGCATACCCCGGCAGCAGCATCACAGTCGTGCATAGGGGAAATTATAAAGATTTTGTCCTTTTAGGCTGATAGCTGTTTTATTTTTTTCATTATGGTAATGAATTTGATATGGATTGAGCCGATATTTGCATCAGAATAGGAAAGGTGTATAGTTTAAGTCGT containing:
- a CDS encoding nucleotidyltransferase domain-containing protein, encoding MTLHESYQKEISSLTKVIKERYQPEKIILFGSAARGELRQGSDIDMLIIKDAKGRSYDRMVEVLRLVQGAQPRLPFTPIVLTRQEYTRGLQEGRYFFRQIEKEGKVLYEPS
- a CDS encoding HEPN domain-containing protein, which produces MNPHDSKEPFEWLEKARHDCVAAVKLLEYGGHADTIAVHCHQAAEKALKAALLGMGIDYPFTHDLTLLVQLCIDQDDSFGVLRDAMVRLAPLYERERYPCYWRRGTLRRE
- a CDS encoding ATP-binding protein; translation: MAIIARFIQKNIEKSLFQGKVIIIYGARQVGKTTLVKEIQKKYPDAVYFNCDEPDVRSALSNKTSTEIKAFLGEKKLVILDEAQRVTNIGMSLKLMADTYPEMQIIATGSSLFDLANKIIEPLTGRKREFYLYPLSLEEMAPREDDIVRDRLLERRMIYGMYPEIATGKGDALDALKEVARSYLYKDILHFQTIKNSEAVEKLLQALALQIGNEVSYSELSSLVGVDKKTIASYVNILEQAFIVFRVTPFNRNLRNELKKLRKVYFHDTGVRNILINNVNPLHLRQDAGVLWENFMMSERLKMNQNHGYEKNMFFWRTRQGQEIDLVEEHGGHVAAFEFKLTSDKYRMPAVFQKAYPGSSITVVHRGNYKDFVLLG